AGCATGTTCGGTTTCTTAATGTCGTTATTACTTAATGGTTGTTCTAATATGTATGGATGTTGGATTatatatgtttttgtagatgtgtacatagttgtacataaTTGTCCCGTCTTCTGGATATACAACATGTTTTAtgggtatggatgttggattttGTAGTTTTTTAAagatgtgtacattgttgtataTCATTGTCCCGTCTCATTGATATATGGACTGTTCTATGGGTATGTATGTTGGATttctatgtttttgtagatgtgtgcATAATTGTACACCATTGTCCCGTTTCGTGGACATATTGCATATTCTGTGTAAGTATTAGAATTGCGATTGTTTAGTAAATCACAATACTGGGATGTTTTGAAGCCATATTAAGTTTGTGCGATTAGGCCCAAAGGGATTAAGTCAGTAACTGATTAACTTTTTGCTTTATTCATTTTCTTGCTTTGTCTCTTATGTGGTTGTTGGTGCAAGGTTAATCACTTCTTTTTCAAGCTGCGAATTCTTATGTTTTATTGTTTTGTCCTTGATACAGGTTAACTGCTAAACCAACCTTTACAAATCCGGCTATTAATCAACTAGAGCTTGGCgtggttgatagttttgtcagtctGTGTAGACTAGAGTGGTTGTTGGCTACCAAGGAtgttggattttctggatttttgcagatgtctacATGGTTATACATtagtgtaaattaaaaaaaaaaatgtgaattatatagtcatataggtactctttttgtagctcccgaaaagagctttccgaatatataaagtttgcgaattttggacaaatgtttcaaaagataaattgttttttaattgtttttatgttaattaaaattgctgacatcatcataaGTCACTGGACTAAaatgcaaatatttggactacATTGTAAATGATAAggttattagtgtactttcccatattttggactaatttgtacctagttgactcgGACTGGACTAAACCATACTTTTGGACTgacttttggactaaaccgtaatTTTCCCTTGATTCTAAGTTCTAACCCTTATGGCCTTACAGGCTTACATGCGTTTAGAGCATGTCATTCTCACTTCTAAAAGGTGTATTAAAATCCACCTTTTGTCCCTAATATGCCATGAGTTAGACTAAAATTATGCCCCTCAATATGCTCAGGAGAAAGGTCATGCGTACTTACCTCTAAATCTGCTTCTGAAAGTACCAGTTCATAGATATCTTCTGCTGGATCTCATAGCTTGATCACAAATAAACCACCACCAGAAGCTCCTCTTCTTATGAGGCATAACACAAACCAACTTATGATataactcatccttaacagaaaataCTCAAAACCTAATTGTCAAACTGAAAAACCACCATGAATCCTCCTAATAAAAAAAACAAGGCACGCTTAGTTGATGGGACTTTGATGTCGGCCTGAGAAAAAAGCCACCAACGATGTAAAAACGCCAAGGTGTTGCTAGGCAGCCAACTTATCTGTTGGAACATCAGAGAAATCAAATGGCCTTCCATCCTCTAGGTTCATGGCATTTCCAAGGATACTGTTAGGCGAGAAACCTCACCAGACCAATGAGATGTCATGGTCAGGGATTAGGTACTAAGATCTAAGAACTGGTATTAAGTTATCAGTTGGTGCACAAATTGGTCAGGGGTGTCATGAATCTGCAAGGATCACTATTGGTACTTTGGATGAGGTAAAGCACAGATGCTGAAGGTATTCAGAGTGGTAAGAAATTTTAGGGCAATTTAGTTGCGCAAAGAGCCAAAGTGAGGATTTTCTGGCTTCTGAAAAGAGGAGAAGGGGTGAAGTATGGTTGCAAGAAGTTAAAAGTGGAACACTTAAAGAGTGTGATACAAAAGGGGTTTAGGTTCTGAATTAGAAGGGTTCGACAGGTAGCACAGAATATCCATTAACATAGGACACATGCGAACTGAGAAAAAATAAAAGGTAACAGCAATTTACCTTTAGAACAAGGTAAAGCAAGATATGGAAGTAGCAGCCAAGAAACTGGAATCTGAGCTTAATGAAGAACATCTTTCTTCTCTTGACTTGAACGTACagcaaagcatcatcatcaaaattTAGAATCCCATGAAAAGAGATGTAGTATCACAAAAAATTAGCAAAATCTAACACTAAATGAGTCTCTAAGGCTGGTAAACGCAAGAATTAGCCGCTAGAACTCCGCGAGAACATTTTAGGTCTAGGGTTGCGGTTAAAAAACTAGAAAGAAATCGGTTTCAGTTCCTATCAACTCATACAATACACAATCATATTGAGGCAAATCACAAACAATTCGCACGCAACTAGAAATACATAACAAATCCTCCCAAAATAAAAATGCAACTAAATATTCAAAATTCGCAAACAAAAGAAACTAAATTGAACTGAATGAAGGCTGGTTTATTAATAAAAGGGAACACACAAATTCATTCAACCAGGTGAAGTACATAGAAACCCAACCTAAGACGAGTCCTGCTTCGGCACATCATCCACGAATGTCGTCGGTTCAGTTGGACTAACAGGCGGCTGTTGTTGTTCTTCAGTGTACATGAACTTCTCCATATCTTGTATTCTCGTTTTCATAACACTTGTAACTAAAActggaaaggaaaagaaaaaagaagtagAGAAGGGAGAAGAGAATGAGATTTGGTGGGTTCACAATTCACATGCTTGGGGAGATGGAGAGGGAGAGAAAGTAGAATACCTGCAGCAGTTCCAAAAGTCCAAATCCAGAGAATCTTCAAACCAGGGCTCTTGTCTTtgaacatcttcttcttcttctttcttcagaAACACTGCCTGTCCAGTCTAGTTGACATTGACAACCTAGAAGATACTAGTGTCTCTAAAAACCGGTTCTTTGATTTCCTATTTAAGTTTTGGTTCTGATTCGCTCAGGTATGTCCTGTTCCAGTTCTATGGGAAACAGACACTCGACTCAGAGTGAGGTGATCGTCATTTCGTCCATTATACTTACTCTGAAACCAAAGACGTCAACACGAAGTGATTTCTCGAATTGATTTGCATCACGATGATTGTCTTCAAAAAATCATGCATTCATCGGTAATCTCTATCTCCTGTAGAGCAAGAATGTATTATAATACTGACCGTATGAACTATCACTCAAATAAACTATTACACGAAGCCAACCTCAGGCAACAGTTAAGTTCGCATTTTACCTATCGACAACACCAACAGGCGATCAAGGCAGTGCAAACAAGTACtaccaccattagatgaaataaGCCGGTGGTGAATGGGAAGACCAGAACTGGCCTTACAGAATATAGGAAACAAGAAGCTAGACACAGCAGACAATACTTGGTTACTTTATCAACCACCACATAAGTGTAACCAAAACTGCCGACTAGCATAAAAGATTAATCAAGTTCTAGTTGTGATAATTATAATTCACCTGGCTAATTTTGCAAATACATAAAACACAGAAAATTAGTAAAATTTATTCCGCAAATAAGATAAACAATCACAAGTTTCGTCATCATCGACAGCACGCCATTAAGTTGTGAACTAGATACGGAAATAAAAGTTTGTTATACTCATAACAAGCCATAAGGGCAGGGAGGGGAGGTTGAGACTACATTCCAATCCTCATTTGGTGAGAGAGATTGGTTGGGGGCTTTAAAGGTAACCTCCAAGGTCAGCACCATCTCCTgcacttattcttcttcttcagcctCCTCCAGCCAATTAACAAATGGTTCCAAAGCTTTCACAAAGCTTTGTCTGCAACAACGGAAACCAAATCAATGACACTGAAACCGATCAAGGCAGAGTTTCACGCATACACAGATTCAAACAGTTTAAACAAAGATTATGAGTTTTCGAGCACAGTGATGTCTCAACTGCTCACCTGCCCTTGGGGTTTGATCCTTTGCGGAACCAATGAAGAATCGTGTCTTCTGCAAGAACGTCCTGGTCATAGAGGTTTCGAACAATTTCAGGGAATAACTTCATCAGTTTGGTGTCTTCGTAGCATTGAATTTGGACTTTGTAGATTAATTCAAGCTCCAGCTTTCCGTTGGTACAAAAGGCGTTCAAAAGCTTTGCCCATGTTTTTACCTGTAACGAGAAAATGAAACATATTGCGACCAATTAAAACCGGCAGTGCAAAATAGGAAATAACGACAAATCCAACGATCAAGCTCATGAAAGAAAATTCAGCATACAAAGAATTTTGTAAGAAAATAGCAGACATAAAACTGCATGCAAGTTTCATCTTAGTAACATCATCCTGAGATGTAACACTCGATCATCCAAGAATACTAAAATTAACACTTGCAACCAAAGTAGAACATCAAGTTTCCAAGTGGTTTTATTAAAGGACAATAAGAACATAGCCACAAAAATATACCTGGCGAAGAGCTGCATTAGCATTCTGCTGCTGGTTTTTCCCAGACCACTGTACAGCATCCATCAACACATCCCATAAAATGCGAACAACTTCAAAATCAGGCAAATTAGCATCCTTAACCCGTTGTTTAACAGTTTCAATGACCTCGGATATCTCAGTCTCCTCTGCTATCTGAGTTGTCAATGCAGATTTCATCTCCTTCAGTTTGACATCAAACATCTTCTTCGCGTTGTAGTCAACCAAATCTAACATCCCTTCCTTGCTGAAAGACAAGCAACAGTGACAAACGCATAGATGTCAACTTCACATCCAGTGAAGTAGAATGAACAATTAATGTTTCCAACATTCAAAATAGAAACCGCAAACTGGAACTGTTCTCCTTGTCATAGAATAATCACTAATCAAAAAGTTCTCCTTGTCATAAAATAATTCACTAATCAAAAAATTTGAAGCAAAATGTTAAAAAAGACTACATGGGATGACTGAGGAGGTGATGAACATACCCGTAGCCTACTCCTAATAAACACAAGTTCAGGCAGGACTTACCAAATGGCAATAAAGAAGTGAGACCAAAAAAAATCATTCTTGAAAGATTTATACTGTTTCAACTTTAACTACCAAAACAAGTCAACCAAACATCTATCAAAGTCTATAGCATGCAACAGCGATATTAATAAACTCTCAGTATTTTAAAGATCGGAATAATATTTATACGGCTCACCGTATCAGTATTTGCATCATCTCAAGTAACTACTTACGTGAAATGTTCAGAAAACCCTTCGGCAGAACGTTTTGCAGTAGGGAAAAACTCGAGAAGATTATCGTCCATTTTCCCTCGCTTCAGAAGCGAAATAAGGTCATCCAGGTTGTTATCAATCAAATATTCCTTAAAGAAATCTGTGATGAAAGAAAGGACTATCCCCTTTGCCACAAGATTACCCTTGAGCAGTGGCTGAAACACTGTGTCCGGTGGAAGACCTGACAGCTTCTGGGAGAAGGTAAGGGCTGTAAAAATTGCAAGTTTCTTCCTTTCATTCTCCTCAAAGAGCTCCAGTGACTGGAGAAATCTTCGCATGACATTTTCGAGATTTTTGATGAGGAAAGGCCTCCTACGCAAAATCTTTTGTATGTAGAGCACAGATGGCAAAATAGCTTCACGTGTTGGCTCACAATCTAGAACAGACGCAGTGTGACGCTCCCCTTCATCAGGCTTTGTTGTGCCAGGTTGAGTACGCCCTCCAGTGAATATTACCTGATGCCAGAAAAACTCAGTATAACTCTGGGACCGCAAATAGTGGCTGAGTTATCGGAACTAAAgatttccaccacaagtagtaCCAATAATGGAAAATTCTCAGGGTAATAGGAATGTTACCTCAAAAAATGTGTCACCGTATCTTGAAAAGTTAAGGTCTGAAGATTCGATGTTCTTAGCAACAAGCTCCTGTGAATACAAAATCTAGGTCAGATATAAAGTGCAATACCAAGGCATATATTAGAACACAAAACTTTCTACAATTAAAGAAAAACATGCAACATTGAAGAAAAGAGGAACCTACAAGATCGCCGGCATTATCCAGATATATCTGGACCACTGCATCTGCAAATGTTGCAGGGTCCAGAGGCGCTGCAATATTCCGTTTGCGGGTCTTAATCCGCGTACCACTGAATAGCAACACACAATAATCGACAATTACAAACCTCCTTAATTAGAAAAACATTAAAAACACGAAGTAAACTAGTTTCCCAAATATGAATCTAAGATATAATAAACAGGTGTACAAAAACTGAATTGACTAAATTTCACATACCCAAGAGTGGGTCTCTCCTTCGAGCTGCTAccaaataagaaagaaaaaaagcaaaATTTACACAGGTTAGATTCTTaaatagccaaaaaaaaaaaaaaaaaaaaaacaatctttcTACCAGTTATAACAATCCCATAACTCTAAAAACCTAAAGAAAAACAAGGAAAGAAAACTCCAATCTAAAATCGAAAACCCTAGATAAAAAACAAATCCAGGAATAAAAAACATAGGACAACATAACAATCATATGAACAGATCAAAACGGAATCCAATATTTTCCTGATAAATTTCTTTTaaagattttag
This DNA window, taken from Papaver somniferum cultivar HN1 chromosome 3, ASM357369v1, whole genome shotgun sequence, encodes the following:
- the LOC113358215 gene encoding basic leucine zipper and W2 domain-containing protein 2-like isoform X2 → MSSKERPTLGGTRIKTRKRNIAAPLDPATFADAVVQIYLDNAGDLELVAKNIESSDLNFSRYGDTFFEVIFTGGRTQPGTTKPDEGERHTASVLDCEPTREAILPSVLYIQKILRRRPFLIKNLENVMRRFLQSLELFEENERKKLAIFTALTFSQKLSGLPPDTVFQPLLKGNLVAKGIVLSFITDFFKEYLIDNNLDDLISLLKRGKMDDNLLEFFPTAKRSAEGFSEHFTKEGMLDLVDYNAKKMFDVKLKEMKSALTTQIAEETEISEVIETVKQRVKDANLPDFEVVRILWDVLMDAVQWSGKNQQQNANAALRQVKTWAKLLNAFCTNGKLELELIYKVQIQCYEDTKLMKLFPEIVRNLYDQDVLAEDTILHWFRKGSNPKGRQSFVKALEPFVNWLEEAEEEE
- the LOC113358215 gene encoding basic leucine zipper and W2 domain-containing protein 2-like isoform X1 — its product is MSSSKERPTLGGTRIKTRKRNIAAPLDPATFADAVVQIYLDNAGDLELVAKNIESSDLNFSRYGDTFFEVIFTGGRTQPGTTKPDEGERHTASVLDCEPTREAILPSVLYIQKILRRRPFLIKNLENVMRRFLQSLELFEENERKKLAIFTALTFSQKLSGLPPDTVFQPLLKGNLVAKGIVLSFITDFFKEYLIDNNLDDLISLLKRGKMDDNLLEFFPTAKRSAEGFSEHFTKEGMLDLVDYNAKKMFDVKLKEMKSALTTQIAEETEISEVIETVKQRVKDANLPDFEVVRILWDVLMDAVQWSGKNQQQNANAALRQVKTWAKLLNAFCTNGKLELELIYKVQIQCYEDTKLMKLFPEIVRNLYDQDVLAEDTILHWFRKGSNPKGRQSFVKALEPFVNWLEEAEEEE